A single Cannabis sativa cultivar Pink pepper isolate KNU-18-1 chromosome 7, ASM2916894v1, whole genome shotgun sequence DNA region contains:
- the LOC115696568 gene encoding uncharacterized protein LOC115696568 has protein sequence MATADEFSGSASNDINKPFCFEGLHFKRWKQKMMFYLTMKKVAFVLTALKPVVSEASTDKDKEAEREKQQKDLDSWVENDFLCKNFILNGLTDDLYDYYNSDKSANEIWDALQKKYDTEEAGTKKYDVSRYLKYQMVDDKPVEAQSHELQKIAHEIISESMTLDEQFQVVVLIDKLPPSWKDFKSTLRHKTKEFSLESLITRLHIEEEARKQDQKDEVLVVSNNNTMKSTPAVLKPNGKNFKNQNRNSNSNSNSNNSPRNNNQSWNHNRNQHGR, from the coding sequence ATGGCTACTGCCGATGAATTTTCTGGCTCTGCTTCTAATGATATAAACAAGCCTTTCTGTTTTGAGGGATTACATTTTAAGCGATGGAAACAGAAGATGATGTTCTACCTGACGATGAAAAAAGTTGCTTTCGTTCTCACTGCTCTGAAGCCGGTTGTCTCTGAAGCTTCTACCGACAAGGACAAAGAGGCTGAACGCGAGAAGCAACAAAAGGATTTGGACTCTTGGGTCGAAAATGACTTTCTCTGTAAGAATTTTATTCTTAACGGTTTAACTGACGATCTATATGACTATTATAATTCAGATAAATCGGCAAACGAAATATGGGATGCTCTACAAAAGAAATACGATACTGAAGAAGCTGGAACTAAAAAGTATGATGTCAGTCGCTACCTCAAGTATCAAATGGTGGACGACAAACCTGTGGAAGCCCAATCTCACGAGCTTCAGAAAATTGCACATGAAATCATCTCAGAAAGTATGACTTTAGATGAACAGTTTCAAGTTGTTGTATTAATTGATAAGTTACCCCCTTCCTGGAAGGATTTCAAAAGTACTCTCAGGCATAAGACTAAGGAATTTTCCTTAGAAAGTTTGATCACCCGCCTTCATATAGAGGAGGAAGCAAGAAAACAAGACCAGAAAGATGAAGTGCTTGTTGTTTCAAACAACAACACTATGAAATCCACACCAGCGGTTCTGAAGCCTAATGGCAAAAATTTTAAGAATCAGAACCGCAACTCGAATTCCAATTCTAATAGCAACAACTCTCCTCGTAACAATAATCAGAGTTGGAACCATAATAGGAACCAACATGGAAGGTAG